From one Suricata suricatta isolate VVHF042 chromosome 8, meerkat_22Aug2017_6uvM2_HiC, whole genome shotgun sequence genomic stretch:
- the LOC115298240 gene encoding gonadotropin-releasing hormone II receptor, with protein MSLGNGTPRGLAAGEEVWAGSGVEVEGSELPTFSAAAKVRVGVTIVLFVSSAGGNLAMLWSVTRPQPSQLRPSPVRRLFAHLAAADLLVTFVVMPLDATWNITVQWLAGDIACRTLMFLKLMAMYAAAFLPVVIGLDRQEAVLRPLGPRSAGRKLLGAAWGLSFLLALPQLLLFHTVRRAGPVPFTQCVTKGSFKARWQETTYNLFTFCCLFLLPLTAMTICYSRIVLSVSRSQTRKGNHASAGEFALRRSLDNRSRVRVRALRLALLVLLTFVLCWTPYYLLGLWYWFSPTMLTEVPPSLSHILFLFGLLNAPLDPLLYGAFTLGCRRRHQELSIDSSREKGSERMPQQATLALRQLEVQTNVAAGAGETIETFL; from the exons ATGTCTCTAGGCAACGGCACCCCTCGGGGACTAGCAGCGGGGGAGGAGGTCTGGGCGGGATCCGGAGTAGAGGTGGAGGGCTCAGAGCTGCCCACCTTCTCGGCTGCAGCCAAGGTCCGAGTGGGAGTGACCATTGTACTGTTTGTTTCTTCGGCTGGAGGGAACCTGGCCATGCTGTGGTCAGTGACTCGGCCACAACCCAGCCAACTCCGCCCCTCTCCTGTGCGGCGACTCTTTGCCCACTTAGCAGCTGCTGACTTACTAGTCACCTTTGTGGTTATGCCCCTAGATGCCACCTGGAATATCACTGTTCAATGGCTGGCTGGGGACATTGCGTGTCGGACACTCATGTTCCTGAAGCTAATGGCCATGTATGCTGCAGCTTTCCTGCCTGTGGTCATTGGACTCGACCGCCAGGAAGCAGTACTCCGCCCGCTTGGACCCCGCTCAGCTGGAAGGAAACTTCTAGGGGCAGCCTGGGGACTTAGTTTCCTGCTTGCCTTGCCCCAG CTGCTCCTGTTCCACACGGTCCGGCGAGCTGGCCCAGTCCCCTTCACTCAGTGTGTCACCAAAGGCAGCTTCAAGGCTCGATGGCAAGAGACCACCTATAACCTCTTCACCTTCTGCTGCCTCTTCCTGCTACCTCTGACTGCCATGACCATCTGCTACAGCCGTATCGTCCTCAGTGTGTCCAGGTCCCAGACAAGGAAGGGGAACCACG cCTCTGCCGGTGAATTTGCCCTCCGCCGCTCCTTAGACAATCGCTCCCGTGTTCGTGTGCGGGCCCTGAGACTGGCCCTACTTGTCTTGCTGACCTTCGTCCTCTGCTGGACACCTTACTACCTGCTAGGCCTGTGGTACTGGTTCTCTCCCACCATGCTAACTGAAGTCCCTCCCAGCCTCAGTcacatccttttcctttttggtctCCTCAATGCTCCCCTGGATCCTCTTCTCTATGGGGCCTTTACCCTTGGCTGCCGGAGAAGGCACCAAGAACTTAGTATAGACTCCTCCAGGGAGAAAGGTTCTGAGAGAATGCCCCAGCAGGCGACTCTAGCACTTAGACAGCTGGAAGTACAAACAAATGTGGCAGCAGGGGCAGGAGAAACAATAGAGACATTCCTATAA
- the PEX11B gene encoding peroxisomal membrane protein 11B isoform X1 codes for MDAWVRFSAQSQARERLCRAAQYACSLLGHALQKHGASPELQKQIQQLENHLSLGRKLLRLGNSADALESAKRAVHLSDVVLRFCITVSHLNRALYFACDNVLWAGKSGLAPRVDQEKWAQRSFRYYLFSLIMNLSRDAYEIRLLMEQESSACSRRLKGAGRGTPGGNENAGAGGPATPGGGLPHLALRLQLRVLLLARVLRGHPPLLLDVVRNACDLFIPLDKLGLWRCGPGVVGLCGLVSSILSLLTLIYPWLRLKP; via the exons ATGGACGCCTGGGTTCGCTTCAGTGCCCAGAGCCAGGCCCGGGAACGGCTGTGTAG GGCGGCCCAGTATGCCTGCTCCCTTCTTGGCCACGCGCTACAGAAACACGGGGCCAGCCCTGAGTTACAGAAACAAATTCAGCAACTGGAGAATCATCTGAGCCTAGGAAGAAAGC TTCTACGCCTTGGTAACTCGGCAGATGCCCTTGAGTCGGCCAAACGAGCTGTGCACTTGTCAGATGTTGTCCTGAGATTCTGCATCACGGTTAGTCACCTCAATCGAGCTTTGTACTTCGCCTGTGACAATGTCCTGTGGGCTGGAAAATCTGGACTAGCTCCCCGTGTGGATCAGGAGAAGTGGGCCCAGCGTTCATTCAG GTACTATCTGTTTTCCCTCATCATGAACTTGAGCCGCGATGCCTATGAGATTCGCCTGCTGATGGAACAGGAGTCTTCAGCTTGTAGCCGGCGACTGAAGGGTGCTGGAAGAGGAACcccaggaggaaatgaaaatgcaggcGCTGGGGGTCCAGCGACTCCAGGAGGAGGCTTGCCTCATCTGGCTCTCAGGCTTCAGCTCCGGGTCCTACTCTTGGCTCGGGTCCTTCGAGGCCATCCCCCTCTTCTGCTGGATGTGGTCAGAAATGCCTGTGATCTCTTCATTCCACTGGACAAGCTAGGCCTCTGGCGCTGCGGCCCTGGGGTTGTGGGCCTTTGTGGCCTTGTGTCCTCCATCTTGTCTCTTCTTACCCTCATCTACCCGTGGCTGAGACTCAAGCCCTGA
- the PEX11B gene encoding peroxisomal membrane protein 11B isoform X2, which produces MGKLRAAQYACSLLGHALQKHGASPELQKQIQQLENHLSLGRKLLRLGNSADALESAKRAVHLSDVVLRFCITVSHLNRALYFACDNVLWAGKSGLAPRVDQEKWAQRSFRYYLFSLIMNLSRDAYEIRLLMEQESSACSRRLKGAGRGTPGGNENAGAGGPATPGGGLPHLALRLQLRVLLLARVLRGHPPLLLDVVRNACDLFIPLDKLGLWRCGPGVVGLCGLVSSILSLLTLIYPWLRLKP; this is translated from the exons atggggaaactgag GGCGGCCCAGTATGCCTGCTCCCTTCTTGGCCACGCGCTACAGAAACACGGGGCCAGCCCTGAGTTACAGAAACAAATTCAGCAACTGGAGAATCATCTGAGCCTAGGAAGAAAGC TTCTACGCCTTGGTAACTCGGCAGATGCCCTTGAGTCGGCCAAACGAGCTGTGCACTTGTCAGATGTTGTCCTGAGATTCTGCATCACGGTTAGTCACCTCAATCGAGCTTTGTACTTCGCCTGTGACAATGTCCTGTGGGCTGGAAAATCTGGACTAGCTCCCCGTGTGGATCAGGAGAAGTGGGCCCAGCGTTCATTCAG GTACTATCTGTTTTCCCTCATCATGAACTTGAGCCGCGATGCCTATGAGATTCGCCTGCTGATGGAACAGGAGTCTTCAGCTTGTAGCCGGCGACTGAAGGGTGCTGGAAGAGGAACcccaggaggaaatgaaaatgcaggcGCTGGGGGTCCAGCGACTCCAGGAGGAGGCTTGCCTCATCTGGCTCTCAGGCTTCAGCTCCGGGTCCTACTCTTGGCTCGGGTCCTTCGAGGCCATCCCCCTCTTCTGCTGGATGTGGTCAGAAATGCCTGTGATCTCTTCATTCCACTGGACAAGCTAGGCCTCTGGCGCTGCGGCCCTGGGGTTGTGGGCCTTTGTGGCCTTGTGTCCTCCATCTTGTCTCTTCTTACCCTCATCTACCCGTGGCTGAGACTCAAGCCCTGA